A section of the Paenibacillus odorifer genome encodes:
- a CDS encoding GNAT family N-acetyltransferase, which yields MADSKDPILLDFPESFETERLLIRAPLWADGVSMNEAIRESIDELRPWMAFAQVIPTLEESEKVTREGRLEFLKRDKLHMRIFRRDTEGFIGCISLHHLNWELRNFEIGYWIRSACAGKGYMTEAVNGITNFAIRELGANRLEIFCSARNIKSAAVAERAGFTLEGILRSTSLGHDGEWHDSKVFAKVRGIEF from the coding sequence GTGGCTGACTCCAAGGATCCAATCCTGCTTGATTTTCCCGAGAGTTTTGAAACAGAGAGGCTGCTCATTCGTGCCCCTTTATGGGCAGATGGAGTTAGCATGAATGAGGCTATCCGTGAAAGTATAGATGAATTGAGACCTTGGATGGCTTTTGCTCAAGTAATACCCACATTAGAAGAATCAGAGAAAGTTACTAGAGAAGGCAGACTGGAGTTTCTAAAAAGGGATAAGCTACATATGCGTATTTTTAGAAGGGATACGGAGGGTTTTATCGGCTGCATTAGCCTGCATCATCTAAACTGGGAACTCCGCAATTTTGAGATTGGTTATTGGATCCGGAGCGCCTGTGCAGGCAAAGGATATATGACAGAAGCCGTAAATGGAATCACCAATTTTGCCATACGGGAATTAGGGGCGAATCGTCTCGAAATCTTTTGTAGTGCACGAAATATCAAAAGTGCCGCGGTAGCCGAACGTGCGGGTTTTACACTGGAGGGGATCCTGCGCAGTACGAGTCTTGGGCATGATGGGGAATGGCATGACAGTAAGGTGTTCGCTAAGGTTAGAGGTATAGAATTTTAA
- a CDS encoding ABC transporter ATP-binding protein, translating into MKQKGVFSRLSTYMLRHKLLYTILLFTTLFGIVLDLTIAWLLSVITDAAVRLDVKAFKGLVIFGLIYLLVSAINGFIDRYFKNKISAKIRNELRLDMMRHALALPQSYFDRNHSGDLLSRFTNDNQSVGNAAGEVMIDLIRNPLLALAAFGYLLYINWLLALICFAMGPLMFLTGKIFGSAMRENSVKIQTNMSKITSFLHDILGSSMVFKSFSIERRLMKQYQEHSENITSEELKRGRIEGATGSFSSFLGNFTFLLALVVAGYFVAKGSLEVGAMIAFIQLMNYLVMPFSSLPGLINSMQQSLGAAGRIFEVLDSPVEVETLPEVETKQPEFESMVMSSISFSYPGAERQSINKISLELQKGTQMAVVGPSGGGKSTLFKLLLGLYEPDEGEVIINGQRINEMSLAKLRSYFSYVPQEAGLYTGSIRDNIRNGNPEADEQEILEALRKANAYDFVMELPEGLDTDIGEEGSRLSGGQRQRLSIARAILRNAPILLLDEATAALDNESEKLVQQAIRKLMGDKTTLVIAHRLSTIQNADIILVMENGEIVESGTHDVLLAAEGRYNDLYYSQLEQEEESGMGPEKVELASTGV; encoded by the coding sequence TTGAAGCAGAAAGGCGTATTTTCAAGATTAAGTACATATATGTTAAGGCACAAGCTCTTATATACGATTTTATTATTTACGACTTTATTTGGGATTGTTCTGGATTTAACGATTGCTTGGCTGCTCTCAGTAATTACGGATGCTGCGGTTAGACTCGATGTGAAAGCTTTTAAAGGGCTGGTTATTTTCGGATTAATCTACTTATTAGTGAGTGCAATTAACGGTTTTATCGATCGATATTTCAAAAATAAAATCTCTGCCAAGATCAGAAATGAGCTGCGGTTGGATATGATGCGGCATGCCTTAGCTCTTCCTCAGTCTTATTTTGACCGTAATCATTCTGGGGATTTATTGTCCCGCTTTACTAATGATAATCAATCTGTTGGTAATGCTGCAGGCGAGGTAATGATTGATCTAATCCGTAACCCTTTACTAGCCCTCGCGGCTTTTGGTTATTTGCTCTATATTAACTGGTTACTGGCATTGATCTGTTTTGCAATGGGGCCTTTGATGTTCCTTACGGGAAAAATCTTCGGTTCAGCGATGCGTGAGAACAGTGTGAAGATTCAGACTAATATGAGCAAGATTACTTCCTTTTTACATGACATTCTAGGCAGTAGTATGGTGTTTAAATCCTTTAGCATTGAACGCAGACTAATGAAGCAATATCAGGAGCATAGTGAGAATATTACTTCTGAAGAATTAAAACGGGGAAGAATTGAGGGAGCTACTGGCTCATTCTCCTCTTTTTTGGGAAACTTTACGTTTCTTCTGGCGCTGGTCGTGGCTGGTTATTTTGTGGCAAAAGGATCACTTGAGGTCGGTGCGATGATTGCTTTCATCCAGCTCATGAATTATTTAGTGATGCCGTTCTCGTCATTGCCGGGACTGATCAATTCGATGCAGCAATCACTTGGGGCGGCGGGACGGATCTTTGAGGTGTTGGATAGCCCGGTGGAGGTTGAGACCCTTCCAGAAGTGGAGACAAAGCAACCAGAATTTGAGAGTATGGTTATGTCGTCGATCTCTTTCTCGTATCCGGGAGCAGAGAGACAAAGTATAAACAAGATCAGCTTAGAGCTTCAAAAAGGAACACAGATGGCGGTTGTGGGACCGAGTGGTGGAGGTAAATCTACGCTTTTCAAACTATTGCTGGGATTGTATGAACCCGATGAAGGCGAAGTAATAATCAATGGGCAGCGGATCAACGAGATGAGTCTGGCTAAGCTTAGAAGTTATTTTTCCTATGTGCCGCAAGAGGCAGGTCTTTATACGGGAAGCATTCGTGATAATATCCGGAATGGAAATCCAGAGGCGGATGAGCAAGAAATTCTGGAAGCTTTGCGAAAAGCGAATGCCTATGATTTTGTAATGGAATTGCCTGAGGGACTGGATACTGATATTGGTGAGGAAGGCTCACGACTGTCCGGGGGACAACGTCAGCGGCTTTCCATTGCAAGAGCAATTCTGAGAAACGCTCCTATTCTGCTGTTGGATGAAGCTACTGCTGCACTTGACAATGAATCAGAAAAACTGGTGCAGCAGGCCATTCGTAAACTAATGGGAGACAAAACTACACTCGTTATCGCGCACCGTTTATCTACGATTCAGAACGCTGATATCATTCTCGTGATGGAGAATGGTGAAATTGTGGAGAGTGGAACGCATGATGTACTGCTTGCTGCTGAAGGAAGATATAATGATTTGTATTATTCTCAGCTAGAGCAGGAAGAAGAGAGTGGAATGGGACCCGAGAAAGTGGAATTAGCTTCTACAGGTGTTTGA
- a CDS encoding Cof-type HAD-IIB family hydrolase: MYKLIAIDIDDTLINDDKEVTPATQTALEEAVAAGVVVTLATGRAYASAQAIARQTGLNVPIITYQGALVKNLLDEKVLYERYVPQDAVRKLFTYCVEHNLHLQTYIDDKLYAREDNQKIKDYTDLNKTQYFIEPDWEKLVPQKTPKMLIIDDPDFLDELAPILHELLGDSVHITKSKPHFLEIMHHEGTKGIALEFLAKHYGCELSETIAVGDSWNDHEMLEAAGLGVAMENAIPALKEIADFVTLSNNDDGVKYAIDKFILNKVN; encoded by the coding sequence ATGTACAAATTGATCGCGATTGATATTGATGACACTCTGATTAATGATGACAAGGAAGTAACACCCGCTACCCAAACTGCGCTTGAAGAGGCTGTTGCCGCAGGTGTTGTTGTAACCCTTGCTACAGGCCGTGCTTACGCTTCCGCTCAAGCCATTGCCCGTCAAACTGGACTAAACGTACCTATCATTACTTACCAGGGTGCACTCGTTAAGAACTTGCTCGATGAAAAAGTACTGTATGAGCGTTACGTCCCGCAAGATGCAGTCCGCAAGCTGTTCACTTACTGCGTGGAGCATAATCTGCATCTGCAAACTTACATTGACGACAAGCTATATGCCCGTGAAGACAACCAAAAGATCAAAGACTATACGGACTTGAATAAAACGCAATATTTTATTGAGCCTGACTGGGAAAAGCTTGTCCCGCAAAAAACACCAAAAATGCTAATTATCGATGATCCTGATTTCTTGGATGAACTGGCTCCAATCCTGCATGAATTGCTTGGTGATTCCGTGCATATTACCAAATCCAAACCACACTTCCTGGAAATCATGCATCATGAAGGAACCAAGGGCATTGCACTTGAATTCCTAGCCAAACATTACGGCTGTGAGCTTTCCGAGACTATCGCTGTAGGTGATTCTTGGAACGACCATGAGATGCTGGAAGCTGCCGGACTTGGCGTCGCTATGGAGAATGCTATTCCTGCTCTGAAAGAAATTGCTGATTTTGTGACCTTAAGCAACAATGACGATGGCGTGAAATATGCGATTGATAAATTCATTCTTAATAAAGTGAACTAA
- a CDS encoding DMT family transporter has product MKRSRIADFSLLLVAMMWGCTFLIVQNAVKVLPPLAFNSIRFMGAALLLALITVIFYRKDWKQLSFRMVRDSLLLGLFLFMGYGFQTMGLLYTTTSNTGFITGLSVVLVPFLSLALLKHAISRYTWFSAALAAIGLYLLTFTGSALSLNKGDALILLCAIAFALQVAYTGVYAPHYPALPLATLQLAFVGLFSIAASLIFEGATPLAHSGELIKDPDVLWALLISIGPTSAFAFWIQTACQKYTTPSRVAIIYATEPVFAVLTGLAFGGETLGLSALLGCGCILGAMLMAELSPEPGQNQHKKSYFSKLHLFRKR; this is encoded by the coding sequence GTGAAGCGTTCCCGTATAGCCGATTTTAGCCTGCTATTAGTGGCGATGATGTGGGGATGTACCTTTCTGATTGTACAAAATGCTGTCAAGGTGCTGCCACCGCTCGCGTTTAATAGCATCCGCTTTATGGGCGCTGCCCTGTTGCTGGCTCTAATCACAGTTATTTTTTACCGCAAGGATTGGAAACAGCTAAGTTTCCGCATGGTACGCGATTCTCTGCTGCTTGGCCTTTTTTTGTTTATGGGCTATGGCTTTCAGACTATGGGACTTCTATATACAACAACCTCTAATACCGGCTTTATTACCGGGCTATCAGTTGTCCTAGTACCCTTTCTGTCTCTAGCCTTATTGAAGCATGCGATTTCACGATACACTTGGTTCAGTGCGGCACTCGCCGCAATCGGGCTTTATCTGTTGACCTTCACGGGCTCTGCATTATCCTTGAATAAAGGCGATGCCTTGATTCTTCTGTGTGCCATAGCTTTTGCGTTACAGGTAGCCTATACTGGCGTTTATGCACCTCATTATCCGGCGTTGCCGCTAGCTACTCTGCAGCTTGCTTTCGTTGGGCTGTTCAGTATTGCTGCCTCGCTTATTTTTGAAGGGGCAACACCGCTCGCCCACAGCGGGGAGCTGATTAAGGACCCAGATGTGCTTTGGGCTCTGCTGATCTCCATCGGGCCAACCAGCGCTTTTGCCTTCTGGATTCAAACCGCCTGTCAGAAATATACTACCCCATCACGGGTAGCCATTATTTATGCCACAGAACCGGTATTTGCCGTTCTGACGGGTTTAGCCTTTGGCGGGGAAACACTCGGGTTGTCCGCTCTGCTCGGTTGTGGTTGTATTCTGGGGGCTATGCTTATGGCAGAGCTGAGCCCGGAACCGGGTCAGAATCAACATAAGAAGAGTTATTTTTCCAAATTACATCTATTTAGAAAGAGATAA
- a CDS encoding metal-dependent hydrolase — protein sequence MMGRSHLIISTGVTLSVMSLMAHEITIPVIAVAALSSLLPDIDEPNSLLVRKAIPDFLLRILQVALIGAAIYLYFAGIVESPWNIVLALLVGSVTFLPGRKLRHLVMVLIATAVFAYGGAYDPWNYIVACILVVTSLVPHRGLTHTLYAVAGWSTLLYFASSGIQDGGSLWIAGGMSYALHLLADSLTQRGITPLPPIPFKLRLKLMSTGTKKGGAVENVFILLTLALVVYVFILSP from the coding sequence ATGATGGGCAGATCCCATTTAATTATCAGCACCGGGGTTACCCTATCTGTTATGAGTTTGATGGCCCATGAGATTACAATCCCGGTTATTGCCGTCGCGGCATTAAGTTCGCTCCTGCCAGACATTGATGAACCGAATTCGTTACTGGTACGCAAGGCGATTCCTGACTTTCTGCTCAGGATACTACAGGTTGCTTTGATAGGAGCAGCGATTTATCTTTATTTTGCAGGAATCGTTGAAAGCCCTTGGAATATTGTACTGGCCCTACTTGTGGGGAGTGTAACTTTCCTGCCGGGAAGAAAGCTGCGGCATCTGGTGATGGTACTAATCGCTACTGCGGTATTTGCATACGGAGGGGCGTATGATCCTTGGAACTACATAGTAGCTTGTATACTCGTAGTTACATCACTTGTCCCGCATCGTGGATTGACTCATACCTTATATGCTGTTGCAGGCTGGAGCACTTTATTGTATTTTGCTTCATCGGGTATACAGGATGGTGGCAGTCTATGGATAGCAGGCGGCATGTCTTATGCGCTTCATCTATTGGCCGACTCTCTCACCCAAAGGGGAATTACGCCCCTGCCGCCCATTCCATTTAAGCTGCGTCTAAAGCTAATGAGTACAGGCACGAAAAAAGGTGGAGCTGTAGAGAATGTTTTTATCCTGCTCACACTCGCCCTAGTTGTATATGTATTTATACTTTCTCCTTGA
- a CDS encoding cache domain-containing sensor histidine kinase produces the protein MRGDSLVKWFGRLQIRNKIILIFIPLIIFPLLALGLLSGQMFSRSMIEKAKYNFKDESKLIMQQIDTIVKNTESSANIITTDIHRMYAERPLLSSTVEQTRFRNLMQSQLSIDLIIFPDVDSAVFVDTEGQIYSSYAYGNPNEQKVFTSDMLEKAKEKGSYGVNRWLPMEQRDYLVSDPAVPVLTLSKVVYNLKTGNLIGTLFVNVKEDALSAFLETARETSSDKKYFIVDGTQRTVSTPDKSKLLLKPEDRLNGSLRKTGSSVSEIIGKGSGRELVTVTYYDKLNWKLVNTISLQKLTADIHRNITLTIFVGIGCLLLSLLLAGKLSQIIVNPLLQVTKAMRKVREGDLNVTSPVTTEDETGLISTVFNSMVGRIQELMRTITNEQVRKREYELALIHAQIKPHFLYNTLDTIYVLNDLELNEAARDTTKALADFYRVVLSKGNEVIPLSEEVSNAADYLAIMQVRNPDVLRYEINIPKSLEGVKVPKLSLQPLIENAIYHGLKTKGSQGLISIEAYTHGREVIITVEDNGVGMSGEQVSRIVEYRSREGKPASIGIYSVHERIKLYFGEPYGLSVESKLGKGTVMKMTIPGTEAQGGSVDV, from the coding sequence ATGCGGGGGGATTCCTTAGTGAAGTGGTTTGGAAGATTGCAGATTCGTAATAAAATAATCCTTATTTTTATACCGTTGATCATTTTTCCATTGCTTGCTTTAGGCTTGCTCTCAGGGCAGATGTTCAGCCGTTCGATGATCGAAAAGGCTAAGTACAATTTTAAAGATGAATCCAAGCTCATCATGCAGCAAATAGATACGATTGTAAAAAATACGGAGAGCAGTGCCAACATTATAACTACCGACATCCATCGGATGTATGCTGAACGTCCGTTGTTATCCTCGACAGTGGAGCAGACGCGGTTTCGCAATTTAATGCAGAGCCAGCTTTCTATCGATCTGATTATTTTTCCGGATGTCGATTCTGCTGTATTTGTGGATACGGAAGGCCAGATTTATTCCTCTTACGCCTACGGTAATCCTAACGAGCAGAAGGTATTTACCAGCGATATGCTGGAGAAGGCTAAAGAAAAAGGCAGCTACGGTGTCAACCGTTGGCTTCCCATGGAACAGAGAGATTATCTGGTTAGTGATCCGGCAGTTCCGGTGCTCACACTAAGTAAAGTCGTGTACAATCTTAAAACGGGCAACCTAATAGGTACATTATTTGTGAACGTAAAAGAAGATGCTCTCTCTGCTTTTCTGGAAACCGCTAGAGAAACCTCTTCGGACAAGAAATATTTTATAGTAGACGGAACGCAAAGGACCGTGTCCACCCCTGATAAATCAAAGCTTCTACTGAAGCCTGAGGACAGACTGAACGGCAGTCTTAGGAAGACGGGAAGCTCTGTCTCGGAAATTATCGGCAAGGGGAGCGGGCGAGAGCTGGTCACTGTGACGTATTATGATAAGCTGAATTGGAAGCTTGTGAATACGATTTCGCTGCAGAAGTTAACTGCGGATATTCACCGTAATATAACGTTAACTATATTCGTGGGAATAGGATGCCTGTTACTGTCTCTGCTGCTTGCAGGAAAGCTGTCACAGATTATCGTAAATCCGCTTCTTCAGGTGACGAAGGCGATGCGTAAAGTAAGGGAAGGCGATCTGAATGTCACCTCACCAGTGACTACAGAGGATGAGACTGGGCTGATCTCCACCGTATTCAATTCCATGGTTGGTCGTATTCAGGAGCTGATGCGGACGATTACGAACGAACAAGTCCGGAAACGTGAATATGAACTAGCTCTGATTCATGCCCAGATTAAACCCCATTTTCTGTATAACACACTGGATACGATTTATGTACTCAACGATTTGGAGCTTAATGAAGCAGCTCGGGATACGACCAAGGCACTGGCAGACTTCTATCGGGTTGTTCTTAGCAAAGGGAACGAGGTTATTCCACTGTCCGAGGAAGTATCAAATGCAGCTGATTATTTGGCTATTATGCAGGTTCGCAACCCCGACGTATTACGTTACGAGATTAATATCCCGAAATCTCTCGAAGGAGTCAAGGTACCCAAATTGTCCCTGCAGCCGCTCATCGAGAATGCAATCTACCATGGATTAAAAACAAAGGGAAGTCAGGGGCTAATCTCAATAGAGGCTTATACACACGGAAGAGAAGTTATCATTACCGTGGAGGATAACGGTGTTGGCATGTCAGGGGAGCAGGTGTCGCGGATTGTAGAATACCGCTCACGAGAAGGAAAACCGGCATCCATTGGCATTTACAGCGTTCATGAACGGATTAAGCTGTATTTTGGAGAACCATATGGCCTATCGGTAGAAAGTAAACTGGGAAAAGGTACTGTTATGAAAATGACGATTCCCGGTACGGAAGCGCAGGGGGGCAGCGTAGATGTATAA
- a CDS encoding response regulator transcription factor, whose product MYKVMVVDDEPLFRYYMRTKLDWSKYDFSVCGEASNGREALEEAERTKPDLALVDISMPYMDGMELVTRLQANAPDMLIVFVTGHNEFDYAQKAIRLGVQDYLLKPFNQQEFNEMMIKVKQRLQSHKIGARKAGKPEIIAEGTASNKLFPLQMDEQNSSEGIEEFSFPSKEITHLGIQDAMLMALKMGDGDAAAKDISKLIEILRRQRGGGSYSFTLLMSIVSLCLAYAGERGINPESLWKPAGSPEQRLREMDNWDETESWIKGLYSKVIDQGREHRPSKSYNLFIAAKEYIREHYSDCELTVDQVANGVYVDTSYLRKVFRKEGGISVLDFITYTRMKQAKELLAGGNVRLSEIAGKVGYNDPNYFSKCFKKHYGMPPSEFEQLAARSRHIGVNNEI is encoded by the coding sequence ATGTATAAAGTGATGGTTGTAGATGACGAGCCGCTGTTTCGTTATTATATGCGGACCAAGCTGGATTGGAGTAAATATGATTTCAGTGTCTGTGGTGAGGCGTCAAATGGCAGAGAAGCGCTGGAAGAAGCGGAACGGACGAAACCAGATTTGGCTTTAGTGGACATTAGTATGCCCTATATGGACGGTATGGAGCTGGTTACCCGGTTACAGGCCAATGCTCCTGATATGCTTATTGTTTTTGTAACAGGGCACAATGAATTTGATTATGCGCAAAAAGCGATTCGGTTAGGTGTACAAGATTATTTATTGAAACCGTTTAACCAGCAAGAGTTTAACGAGATGATGATCAAGGTGAAGCAGCGCCTTCAGTCACATAAAATAGGTGCACGCAAAGCTGGGAAGCCGGAAATAATTGCAGAAGGAACGGCTTCCAATAAGCTCTTTCCACTCCAAATGGACGAGCAGAATTCCTCTGAAGGGATAGAGGAGTTCTCCTTTCCATCCAAAGAAATCACTCATCTTGGAATTCAGGATGCCATGCTGATGGCGTTAAAGATGGGGGATGGCGATGCAGCGGCGAAGGACATAAGCAAATTAATTGAGATTCTACGACGCCAGAGAGGGGGAGGCAGCTATTCCTTTACTCTATTAATGAGTATAGTATCCCTTTGCCTTGCCTATGCTGGAGAAAGAGGGATCAATCCGGAAAGTCTCTGGAAACCAGCAGGTTCACCGGAGCAGCGGCTACGGGAGATGGATAACTGGGATGAGACTGAAAGCTGGATAAAAGGCTTGTACAGTAAAGTCATTGATCAAGGTCGTGAGCACCGCCCCTCTAAGTCGTACAATTTATTCATTGCCGCCAAAGAGTACATCCGGGAGCATTATTCCGATTGTGAGCTGACAGTTGACCAGGTGGCGAATGGCGTTTATGTAGATACCAGCTATTTACGGAAGGTTTTTCGAAAAGAAGGTGGAATCTCTGTACTTGATTTCATTACCTATACTCGTATGAAGCAGGCCAAGGAACTGCTTGCTGGAGGAAATGTGAGGCTGTCTGAAATCGCCGGTAAAGTTGGCTATAATGACCCGAATTATTTCAGTAAATGCTTTAAAAAACACTATGGCATGCCGCCGTCTGAATTTGAGCAGCTGGCTGCCCGTTCCCGCCATATTGGCGTTAATAATGAAATTTAA
- a CDS encoding ABC transporter substrate-binding protein, with amino-acid sequence MSNKLFRTLGVATVLSLAFSLTACGGNNAGNGGSTSEGSNTTAGNTDKKIQIKIYAQHFDEDTSKPFDYAVEELKKEMPEVEIVLDEAVQDGYQKLKTYAATGNMPDIYETDWPTLQTFAKSKNVELLDEYQATKDFKANLNTGNESRLIAPDGHVYAFPYTGIEFQMLFYNKDIFKEVGIEMPIKTIDQLAEAAKKLSTAGYTPLSIFAKEKWITTSFYSGLVTREETKGFGPLETKGTTTLPSPYVTAAEQMKKLEEAGLFDVNATNTNYDQASSLFYQGKAGMFVNGQWEIYSSAEKLGDKVDWMYWPAKDEATYENNKMYINGAGGPGGFAVSPSSKNVETAVKVASFIAQKYSEYKYTQLGSPIVATKVDKEMTGEVPAMMKRIAEEVLPNVKGYANAVSSVQIKNALDDNTQNMLIEGFSAKQFTDNMNRVLNKENK; translated from the coding sequence ATGAGCAACAAGCTATTCAGAACACTGGGGGTTGCAACCGTTTTATCCTTAGCTTTCTCACTTACAGCCTGTGGTGGTAACAATGCCGGAAACGGTGGTTCAACCTCTGAAGGTTCCAATACGACCGCTGGGAATACCGATAAGAAAATTCAAATAAAAATTTATGCACAGCATTTTGACGAAGATACTTCAAAGCCATTTGATTATGCCGTAGAGGAATTAAAAAAGGAAATGCCGGAGGTGGAGATTGTACTGGATGAGGCTGTTCAAGATGGCTACCAGAAGCTGAAAACATATGCCGCGACTGGGAACATGCCGGATATTTATGAAACAGACTGGCCTACGCTGCAAACCTTCGCCAAATCTAAAAATGTCGAGCTGCTTGATGAATACCAAGCCACCAAAGATTTCAAAGCGAATCTAAATACAGGGAATGAATCCCGTCTGATTGCCCCAGACGGTCATGTATATGCATTCCCATATACGGGAATTGAATTCCAAATGTTGTTTTACAACAAGGATATCTTTAAAGAGGTAGGCATCGAGATGCCGATCAAGACGATCGATCAGCTGGCTGAAGCGGCTAAGAAGCTTTCTACAGCAGGGTATACACCGCTCTCAATTTTCGCGAAGGAGAAATGGATCACTACTTCTTTTTATAGCGGACTTGTGACTCGTGAGGAGACGAAAGGGTTTGGCCCACTCGAAACGAAGGGAACGACAACATTGCCTTCGCCTTATGTAACAGCAGCAGAACAAATGAAGAAGCTGGAAGAAGCAGGCTTGTTCGACGTCAATGCTACGAATACCAATTATGATCAAGCTTCATCTTTGTTCTACCAAGGAAAAGCTGGCATGTTCGTCAACGGTCAGTGGGAAATCTACAGCAGTGCTGAGAAGCTTGGGGATAAAGTGGATTGGATGTACTGGCCAGCTAAGGACGAAGCGACTTATGAGAACAACAAAATGTACATTAACGGTGCAGGAGGTCCTGGTGGCTTTGCCGTTTCTCCAAGCAGCAAGAATGTAGAGACTGCAGTGAAAGTAGCTAGTTTCATCGCACAAAAATATAGCGAATACAAATATACACAGCTGGGTAGCCCGATCGTAGCGACTAAAGTGGATAAAGAAATGACCGGTGAAGTGCCTGCCATGATGAAAAGAATCGCTGAAGAAGTGCTGCCAAACGTGAAGGGTTACGCCAATGCGGTAAGCAGTGTTCAAATTAAAAATGCACTGGACGACAATACACAAAATATGTTGATTGAAGGATTCTCGGCTAAGCAGTTCACGGATAACATGAACCGAGTGCTGAACAAAGAAAATAAATAA
- a CDS encoding carbohydrate ABC transporter permease, whose amino-acid sequence MHKYLGNKKAIMLFLLPALLIYSVVIIYPVLQSFYRSFFEWDGLSTATFNGLSNYVEMFDDPLLLTSLRNGLIFALVLAVFQIGLGTILALACADPRIKGRKLLKTAYFIPVVLSVTVVCQLWIAIYDPNNGLINRLFEILHIPYQQNWLTSPTTSIIAIAFVNAWQFMGYQFSLLYAGVKSVPEQYMEAATIDGCSKWMAHRKVTIPMMKETFKFCLIIAITSGIGAFVQMLIMTNGGPGTSNYTLTFMIYRYAFLESNYGYACAVSVVLVLLSLLATIIINKTFDRNEA is encoded by the coding sequence ATGCATAAATACTTAGGTAATAAGAAAGCCATAATGCTGTTTCTGCTTCCCGCTCTGTTGATTTATAGCGTAGTGATTATCTATCCAGTGCTTCAATCCTTTTATCGTAGCTTTTTCGAGTGGGACGGGCTCAGTACGGCTACTTTTAACGGATTGTCCAACTATGTAGAGATGTTTGATGATCCATTGCTTTTGACTTCCCTTCGTAACGGCCTTATTTTTGCACTGGTACTCGCTGTATTTCAGATCGGATTGGGAACCATTCTTGCGCTTGCCTGTGCCGATCCGCGAATCAAAGGGCGTAAATTGTTGAAAACAGCTTATTTTATTCCCGTAGTTCTGTCGGTTACGGTTGTTTGTCAGCTATGGATTGCCATCTACGATCCGAATAACGGATTGATCAATAGGCTTTTTGAAATTTTGCATATTCCTTATCAACAAAACTGGCTTACTTCTCCAACCACATCCATAATTGCGATTGCCTTTGTTAATGCCTGGCAGTTCATGGGTTACCAGTTCAGTCTTTTATATGCGGGGGTTAAATCTGTCCCTGAGCAGTACATGGAAGCTGCCACGATTGACGGTTGCTCCAAATGGATGGCGCATCGTAAGGTGACAATTCCAATGATGAAGGAGACGTTCAAATTCTGTCTGATCATTGCCATTACTTCAGGAATCGGTGCTTTTGTACAAATGTTGATTATGACTAACGGCGGACCGGGAACGAGTAACTATACGCTTACCTTTATGATTTATCGTTATGCATTCTTGGAAAGCAACTACGGCTATGCCTGTGCGGTATCGGTTGTGCTTGTCCTTCTGTCGCTTCTGGCCACCATTATTATCAACAAGACATTTGACCGAAATGAAGCATAA